Proteins encoded in a region of the Streptomyces sp. NBC_00258 genome:
- a CDS encoding HAD family hydrolase — MNRPPARPGNSLDGIAPVLRGVRAVVLDTDGVITDSARVHAAAWKTSFDAFLRDHPPEDPHQRRPFDTRDDYLKYVDGKSRLDGAAAFLASRGLDLPAETVRDVAADKERLFTERLREKGIDAYPGTVRLLRALRREAMPLAAASASHHARELLTGAGVLDLFDALVDGGEAARLGLPGKPRPDLFLEAARRLGVPADRTAVVEDALAGVEAGRLGGFALVIGVDRTAGPDTRDGLLRHGAHLVVRDLGELIEAGAPT; from the coding sequence GTGAACCGGCCGCCCGCCCGGCCCGGGAACTCCCTCGACGGAATCGCACCCGTGCTGCGGGGCGTTCGCGCCGTCGTCCTCGACACCGACGGAGTGATCACCGACTCGGCCAGGGTGCACGCCGCCGCCTGGAAGACCTCCTTCGACGCGTTCCTGCGCGACCATCCGCCCGAGGACCCTCACCAGCGGCGTCCGTTCGACACACGCGACGACTATCTGAAGTACGTCGACGGCAAGTCCCGCCTCGACGGTGCCGCCGCCTTCCTCGCCTCACGCGGCCTCGACCTGCCGGCCGAGACGGTCCGCGACGTCGCCGCCGACAAGGAGCGGCTGTTCACCGAGCGGCTGCGTGAGAAGGGCATAGACGCCTACCCGGGCACGGTGCGGCTGCTGCGCGCCCTGCGGCGCGAGGCGATGCCCCTTGCCGCCGCCTCCGCGTCCCACCACGCCCGTGAACTCCTCACCGGAGCCGGCGTCCTCGACCTCTTCGATGCGCTGGTCGACGGCGGCGAGGCGGCCCGGCTCGGCCTCCCGGGCAAACCGCGGCCCGACCTCTTCCTGGAAGCGGCCCGCCGACTCGGTGTCCCCGCCGACCGCACCGCCGTCGTCGAGGATGCCCTGGCAGGCGTGGAGGCGGGCCGTCTGGGCGGGTTCGCCCTGGTCATCGGTGTGGATCGCACGGCTGGTCCAGACACCCGGGACGGACTCCTGCGGCACGGCGCCCACCTGGTCGTACGCGACCTGGGTGAACTGATCGAGGCAGGAGCACCGACGTGA
- a CDS encoding universal stress protein has product MELPLVVGVDGSESSLRAMDWAVDEAARHGLPLRLVHASLWERYEGMEFGSDLGRPSGRVLAENIVGSAAERAWRRNPAVKVSIELVLEGAVSALLLEGRNAAALVTGSRGRGELTGLLLGSVGLGVAARAHCPVIVVRGDKVAVEGTHERILLGAGDPDVSGEAVRFAFREAAARASTLDVVRAWRCPAHETADHPASANEPERYHEERASALLDAVLHDAVADHPHVRIRRTTVEGPAHKVLLYRSAAADLVVVGARRRHGHFGLQLGRVGHTLLHHADCPVAIVPQPV; this is encoded by the coding sequence ATGGAACTGCCCCTGGTTGTGGGTGTCGACGGATCGGAGTCCAGTCTCCGCGCGATGGACTGGGCGGTGGACGAGGCGGCCCGCCACGGGCTGCCGCTCCGCCTGGTGCACGCTTCCCTCTGGGAGCGCTATGAAGGCATGGAGTTCGGGAGCGACCTCGGCCGGCCCTCCGGGCGGGTGCTCGCCGAGAACATCGTCGGATCCGCGGCGGAACGCGCCTGGCGGCGCAACCCCGCCGTGAAGGTCTCCATCGAACTGGTGCTCGAAGGGGCGGTCTCCGCGTTGTTGCTGGAGGGCCGCAACGCCGCGGCGCTCGTGACGGGCTCGCGTGGCCGCGGCGAGCTGACGGGACTGCTCCTGGGTTCGGTCGGCCTGGGTGTGGCGGCCCGGGCCCACTGCCCGGTGATCGTGGTGCGCGGCGACAAGGTCGCCGTGGAGGGCACGCACGAGCGGATCCTGCTCGGAGCCGGGGACCCCGACGTGAGCGGTGAGGCGGTGCGTTTCGCGTTCCGTGAGGCCGCCGCCCGCGCCAGCACGCTCGATGTCGTACGTGCCTGGCGCTGCCCCGCGCACGAGACCGCCGATCATCCGGCGTCGGCGAACGAACCGGAGCGGTACCACGAGGAGCGGGCTTCGGCCCTGTTGGACGCGGTACTCCACGACGCTGTCGCGGACCACCCGCACGTGCGGATACGCCGCACGACGGTCGAGGGACCGGCCCACAAGGTCCTGCTGTACCGCTCCGCCGCCGCCGACCTGGTGGTTGTCGGAGCCCGGCGCAGGCACGGCCACTTCGGCCTCCAGCTCGGCCGGGTGGGCCACACCTTGCTGCACCACGCCGACTGCCCGGTGGCGATCGTGCCGCAACCGGTGTGA